In a genomic window of Chrysemys picta bellii isolate R12L10 chromosome 1, ASM1138683v2, whole genome shotgun sequence:
- the LOC101931785 gene encoding protocadherin-8: protein MGLDRDRRSLASPPRLVYLCCLLSVTFCKTVRYRTYEEDAPGTVIGTLAEEMHVKAPGEISFRLMEQFSNSSLVRVREGDGQLSIGEEGIDRERLCGQSLQCVLAFDVVSLWQEQYRLVHVELEVRDINDNAPRFPQAHIPLEVSESAAPGTRLPLEIAVDPDVGSNAIQSFQLSRNSHFGIEAQTRADGGKSAELVLLQELDRETQAAYTLELVAQDGGSPARSGTATVSVRVLDANDNSPAFPQGSVTVELGEDAPRGSLLLDLDAADPDEGPNGEIVYGFGSQVPAEARQLFRLDPLSGRLTLEGPVDYERQRTYELDVQAQDRGASPLAATCKVIVRLADVNDNAPGISISPLSGAPAGAGVAYVSEAAARDSFVALVSTSDRDSGPNGQVRCALYGHEHFALQRAYADSYVLVTAAPLDRERIPEYNLTLVAEDLGSPPFKTIRQYTVRVSDENDNAPLFSKPVYEVAVLENNPPGAYLATVVARDPDLGRNGKVLYRLLETQSPGAPISTYVSVDPATGAIYALRTFNYEILKQLDLRIQASDGGSPQLSSSALIKVRMVDQNDNAPVITHPALTNGSMEIGVSSKAPPDFLVAQIKARDADDGVNAELTFSFVEEPQQQPELFAINKKTGEIVLRGDLSEELGQVFKVILSVTDNGRPPLVTTATINFLVTATAPSSSHEVAKPSSWEEKALEWDIPLIVIIILAGSCTLLLVAIITIATTCNKRKKETEIKNNGPLTERIDISHLEKGMQEDSSPRGNAFEARSFPSKASFTNLAPSPPAEEVSSSETSTVNACLYEGQKRLRATNGEPYASSPNYSKESTPPVAIWKGHSFNTISAREAEKFSGKDSGKGDSDFNDSDSDISGDALKKDLITHMQNGLWACTAECKILGHSDRCWSPSCGRSNPHSSPHPSAQLSTFCKSTSLPRDPLRRDNYYQAQLPKTVGLQSVYEKVLHRDFDRTITLLSPPRSGRLPELQEMGVPLYQAPSTRYLAPQTDTSEKV, encoded by the exons ATGGGTCTTGATAGGGACAGGCGCAGCCTCGCCTCTCCGCCGCGCCTCGTCTACCTCTGCTGCCTGCTCTCGGTCACCTTCTGCAAGACGGTGAGATACCGCACTTACGAGGAGGACGCGCCGGGCACGGTCATCGGCACTTTGGCAGAAGAGATGCACGTGAAAGCGCCCGGAGAGATAAGTTTCCGCCTGATGGAGCAGTTCAGCAACAGCTCGCTGGtccgggtgcgggagggggacgGGCAGCTGAGCATCGGCGAGGAAGGGATCGACCGGGAGCGGCTGTGCGGCCAGTCCCTCCAGTGCGTCCTGGCTTTCGACGTGGTGAGCTTGTGGCAGGAGCAGTACCGGCTGGTGCACGTGGAGCTGGAGGTGCGGGACATCAACGACAACGCGCCGCGCTTCCCCCAGGCGCACATCCCGCTCGAGGTGTCCGAGAGCGCCGCGCCCGGCACCCGCCTGCCGCTGGAGATCGCCGTGGACCCGGACGTGGGCTCCAACGCCATCCAGAGCTTCCAGCTCTCGCGCAACAGCCACTTCGGCATCGAGGCGCAGACGCGGGCGGACGGCGGGAAAAGCGCCGAGCTGGtgctgctgcaggagctggaCCGCGAGACCCAGGCCGCCTACACCCTGGAGCTGGTGGCCCAGGACGGCGGCAGCCCGGCCCGCTCGGGCACGGCCACGGTGAGCGTCCGGGTGCTGGACGCCAACGACAACAGCCCGGCCTTCCCGCAGGGCTCGGTCACGGTGGAGCTGGGCGAGGACGCGCCGcggggctccctgctgctggacctggaCGCGGCCGATCCCGACGAGGGGCCCAACGGGGAGATCGTCTACGGCTTCGGCAGCCAGGTGCCGGCCGAGGCGCGGCAGCTCTTCCGGCTGGACCCGCTCTCGGGCCGCCTGACGCTGGAGGGGCCGGTGGATTACGAGCGGCAGCGGACCTACGAGCTGGACGTGCAGGCGCAGGACCGGGGCGCCAGCCCCCTGGCGGCCACGTGCAAAGTCATCGTGCGCCTGGCCGACGTGAACGACAACGCGCCGGGCATCAGCATCAGCCCCCTGAGCGGCGCCCCCGCCGGCGCCGGGGTGGCCTACGTCAGCGAGGCGGCGGCGCGCGACAGCTTCGTGGCGCTGGTCAGCACCTCGGACAGGGACTCGGGCCCCAACGGGCAGGTGCGCTGCGCCCTCTACGGGCACGAGCACTTCGCGCTGCAGCGCGCCTACGCCGACAGCTACGTGCTCGTCACCGCCGCGCCGCTGGACCGCGAGCGCATCCCCGAGTACAACCTGACCCTGGTGGCCGAGGacctgggctcgccgcccttcaAGACCATCCGGCAGTACACGGTGCGCGTGAGCGACGAGAACGACAACGCGCCGCTCTTCTCCAAGCCCGTCTACGAGGTGGCGGTGCTGGAGAACAACCCGCCGGGCGCCTACCTCGCCACCGTGGTGGCCCGGGACCCCGACCTGGGCCGCAACGGGAAGGTCCTTTACAGGCTGCTGGAGACACAGAGCCCGGGCGCCCCCATCTCCACCTACGTCTCTGTGGATCCGGCCACTGGGGCCATCTACGCCCTCAGGACATTCAACTATGAGATCCTCAAGCAGCTGGACCTGAGGATACAGGCCAGCGATGGGGGCTCTCCTCAACTGTCCAGCAGCGCCTTGATCAAAGTGAGGATGGTGGACCAGAATGACAACGCCCCGGTCATCACCCACCCCGCGCTCACCAACGGCTCCATGGAGATTGGGGTCTCCAGCAAGGCACCCCCCGATTTCCTGGTGGCTCAGATCAAAGCCAGAGATGCGGACGATGGGGTCAATGCGGAGCTCACCTTCTCCTTCGTGGAGGAgccgcagcagcagccagagctcttCGCCATCAACAAGAAGACAGGTGAGATCGTGCTCAGGGGGGACCTGTCTGAAGAGCTGGGGCAGGTGTTCAAAGTCATCCTCAGCGTGACTGACAATGGCAGGCCCCCCCTTGTCACCACAGCCACAATCAACTTCCTGGTGACTGCCACGGCACCCTCCAGCAGCCATGAGGTGGCCAAGCCAAGCTCCTGGGAGGAGAAGGCTTTGGAGTGGGACATTCCCCTGATTGTCATCATCATCCTAGCTGGGAGCTGCACCCTGCTGCTGGTGGCCATCATCACCATTGCAACCACCTGCAACAAGCGCAAGAAGGAGACCGAGATCAAGAACAACGGGCCCCTGACGGAGCGGATCGACATCTCCCACCTAGAGAAGGGGATGCAGGAGGATagcagccccagagggaatgcGTTTGAAGCACGATCCTTTCCCAGCAAAGCTTCTTTCACTAACCTAGCCCCTTCTCCACCTGCTGAAGAAGTCTCCTCTTCTGAGACCAGCACTGTGAATGCCTGTCTCTACGAGGGTCAGAAACGACTTAGGGCAACTAACGGGGAG CCCTATGCCTCTTCTCCTAATTATAGCAAAGAATCCACCCCACCTGTGGCCATCTGGAAAGGTCATTCTTTCAATACCATATCGGCCCGAGAAGCGGAAAAGTTCAGTGGCAAAGACAGTGGCAAAGGCGACAGCGACTTTAATGACAGTGACTCTGACATCAGCGGGGATGCCCTGAAGAAGGATCTCATCACTCACATGCAGAATG gATTATGGGCTTGTACTGCTGAATGTAAAATCCTGGGCCATTCGGACCGCTGCTGGAGCCCATCCTGTGGCCGATCCAACCCTCACTCATCTCCTCATCCCTCAGCTCAGCTATCCACCTTCTGCAAAAGCACCTCCTTGCCCAGGGACCCCCTTCGCAGAGACAACTACTACCAGGCCCAGCTGCCCAAGACAGTGGGTCTGCAGAGTGTCTACGAGAAAGTGTTACACAGAGACTTTGACAGGACAATCACATTGCTGTCCCCTCCTCGCTCTGGGAGGCTTCCAGAACTTCAGGAGATGGGGGTGCCCCTATACCAAGCCCCCTCGACTAGATACCTAGCCCCCCAGACTGACACTAGCGAGAAGGTTTAA